In the Ascochyta rabiei chromosome 17, complete sequence genome, one interval contains:
- a CDS encoding Endopeptidase Clp, with translation MATLLRRTTRPSASTGIGRNGTRPMSSQFGFPTHYAPQQQQQQQQQQQQRQQQRQQYAPRAAALPIPYVTETVGGGWKTSDIFSRLLQERIICLNGEVEESMSAMIVAQLLFLEADNPEKPISLYINSPGGSVSAGLAIYDTMNYIRSPVSTICMGQAASMGSLLLCGGKAGQRYILPHARVMIHQPSGGYSGKASDIADHAKEILRVRERLNKIYQSHLTKKRSLEEIEKFMVGDYFMDAQEAVDFGIVDKILERREDAGKE, from the exons ATGGCGACCTTGCTACGGAGGACAACACGGCCGAGCGCATCCACGGGGATAGGTAGGAATGGCACACGACCCATGTCCAGCCAGTTCGGCTTCCCAACACACTATGCCccacagcaacaacagcaacaacagcaacagcaacagcaacggcAACAGCAACGGCAACAATATGCGCCGCGCGCAGCTGCACTTCCCATACCCTATGTGACCGAGACAGTG GGTGGAGGGTGGAAAACCTCGGACATCTTCTCGCGCCTGCTCCAAGAGCGCATCATCTGCCTCAACGGCGAAGTCGAAGAATCAATGTCCGCCATGATCGTCGCACAGCTCCTCTTCCTCGAAGCAGACAACCCGGAGAAGCCCATCTCGCTCTACATCAACTCCCCCGGCGGCAGCGTCAGCGCCGGTCTCGCCATCTACGACACAATGAACTACATCCGCAGTCCCGTCAGCACAATCTGCATGGGCCAGGCTGCGTCCATGGGCTCGCTCCTGCTGTGCGGAGGGAAAGCTGGGCAGCGCTACATTCTGCCGCATGCACGAGTCATGATCCATCAGCCGAGCGGAGGGTATTCTGGAAAGGCGAGCGATATTGCTGATCACGCAAAAGAGATTCTGAGGGTGAGGGAACGGCTGAACAAGATCTACCAGAGCCACTTGACCAAGAAGAGGAGTCTGGAAGAGATCGAGAAATTCATGGTCGGGGACTACTTCATGGATGCCCAAGAGGCCGTCGACTTTGGCATTGTCGACAAGATACTCGAGAGGAGAGAAGATGCGGGCAAAGAATAG